Proteins from a genomic interval of Phlebotomus papatasi isolate M1 chromosome 3, Ppap_2.1, whole genome shotgun sequence:
- the LOC129807729 gene encoding geranylgeranyl transferase type-1 subunit beta, which translates to MDFLPQKHAKYFARFLNILPARLASHDSTRVTIAFFAVSGLDVLDSLDLLTPSQRQNIINWIYSYQVIPKGGTKCGGLQGSSTLSIKSQDPAHIAAVEAYYWGHLAMTYTGIAVLLALGDDLSRLDRRAIVEGVAAVQREDGSFSASVEGNEQDMRFVYCAAAICAMLNDWGTVDRPRMAQYIRESIRYDYGVSQHKEMEGHGGTTFCAVAALHLSDQMHILSRKDVEGMKRWLVMRQGMGFQGRPNKTEDTCYSFWIAATLKILNAFHLTDFEENRKFILSTQNRIVGGFSKWPDFNTDPFHTYFGICGLSFVNEPNVLEVMPSLNISMRAYRRLKELQSTWKITQNLNDVRLNID; encoded by the exons ATGGATTTCCTGCCCCAGAAGCACGCAAAGTACTTTGCCAGGTTCCTCAATATCCTCCCAGCTCGATTGGCATCCCATGATTCCACCAG GGTCACCATTGCTTTCTTTGCCGTCAGTGGACTCGATGTCCTGGATTCCCTGGATCTCCTGACGCCTAGTCAACGACAGAACATCATCAATTGGATCTACAGCTATCAGGTGATCCCAAAAGGAGGCACAAAATGTGGAGGATTGCAAGGATCCAGTACACTAAGTATCAAATCCCAAGATCCTGCCCACATTGCTGCCGTTGAGGCCTACTATTGGGGTCACCTGGCCATGACCTACACAGGAATTGCTGTCCTACTGGCCCTGGGAGATGATCTCAGTCGCCTGGACAGGAGAGCAATTGTTGAGGGAGTGGCAGCTGTTCAGCGTGAAGATGGGAGCTTCAGTGCCTCCGTCGAGGGTAATGAGCAGGACATGAGATTCGTCTACTGTGCAGCAGCCATTTGTGCCATGCTCAATGACTGGGGCACAGTGGATCGCCCCAGGATGGCACAGTACATCCGGGAAAGCATT AGATATGACTACGGAGTGAGTCAGCACAAAGAGATGGAGGGCCATGGAGGCACGACATTCTGTGCTGTGGCTGCACTGCATCTCAGTGATCAGATGCACATTCTGTCGCGGAAGGATGTTGAGGGTATGAAGAGGTGGCTGGTGATGAGGCAGGGAATGGGATTTCAGGGGAGACCCAATAAAACCGAAGATACCTGCTATTCCTTTTGGATTGCGGCCACATTGAAAATTCTCAATGCATTTCATTTGACGGATTTCGAGGAGAATCGTAAATTTATTCTGTCGACGCAGAACAGGATTGTTGGGGGCTTTTCCAAGTGGCCGGACTTCAATACGGATCCCTTTCATACGTATTTCGGCATCTGCGGACTGAGTTTTGTGAATGAACCCAATGTATTGGAAGTTATGCCCAGTCTCAACATATCAATGCGAGCCTACAGGCGACTTAAGGAACTGCAAAGCACGTGGAAGATTACGCAAAACCTCAACGATGTACGCCTCAATATTGACTGA
- the LOC129807731 gene encoding probable 39S ribosomal protein L24, mitochondrial: MRITSQMLKKVHQLSIKYSNFPESYVKRAMEQVYWRTPNEPNYQQKVIERRKFRFTMNRPWTGQFRQQNMPRSHRKKVFVEPIAEWSFFRGDRVEVLVGRDKGKHGIVKQLIPERNWVVVEGLNCHLRKVGGDGEYPGIYIKSEAPLLVTNQVKLVDPSDLQATEIEWRYTEEGDKVRVSTRTGRIVPIPKEQEETHDYKSKGTYIEKAKDTPAKVVEEITFKPSLQTFEMEIMKEMGIQEDRIPKKSYWY, encoded by the exons atgCGAATAACAAGTCAAATGCTGAAGAAGGTTCATCAGCTTTCTATTAAGTATTCCAATTTCCCGGAATCTTATGTTAAGAGGGCAATGGAACAG GTTTACTGGAGGACTCCAAATGAGCCCAATTACCAGCAGAAGGTGATTGAGAGACGAAAGTTCAGATTCACCATGAACCGGCCGTGGACGGGTCAGTTTAGGCAGCAGAATATGCCTCGATCCCACCGGAAGAAGGTTTTCGTGGAACCAATTGCCGAATGGTCATTTTTCCGGGGAGATCGAGTGGAAGTGCTCGTGGGGAGAGACAAAGGCAAGCATGGGATAGTTAAGCAGCTGATTCCAGAGAGAAATTGGGTAGTTGTTGAAGGATTGAACTGCCATTTGAGAAAAGTCGGCGGAGATGGAGAATATCCGGGAATTTATATCAAGTCAGAAGCTCCCCTTCTGGTGACAAATCAGGTCAAATTGGTAGATCCATCGGACCTACAGGCCACGGAGATTGAATGGAGGTACACAGAAGAGGGTGATAAGGTGCGAGTATCCACGAGAACTGGCAGAATTGTCCCGATTCCCAAAGAACAGGAAGAAACTCACGATTACAAGAGCAAAGGCACCTATATAGAGAAGGCCAAGGACACTCCGGCCAAGGTGGTGGAAGAAATCACCTTCAAGCCTTCCCTGCAGACCTTTGAGATGGAAATCATGAAGGAGATGGGCATCCAGGAGGATAGAATTCCCAAGAAATCCTATtggtactaa